The proteins below come from a single Malus domestica chromosome 03, GDT2T_hap1 genomic window:
- the LOC103415746 gene encoding protein NRT1/ PTR FAMILY 7.1-like, protein MATVDSINFTNNEAALKQVRENNRGTGVPEAVKINFNEIEHVATSKSKASLIRKSTGGWKFASLLLANQALATLAFFGVGVNLVLFLTRVLDQENADAANSVSKWTGTVYLCSLVGAFLSDSYWGRYLTCTIFQLIFVLGLALLSLSSWLFLFHPSGCGNGETMCMPESSVGVAIFYLSIYLVAFGYGGYQPTIATFGSDQFDEANPKERASKAVFFCYFYFALNVGSLFSNTILVYYEDTGKWTLGFVVSLGSAVIALLSFLLGTPRYRYIIPCGNPLPRIAQVFVAAARKWNIVPANSGDLYEVEGPESAIKGSRKIYHSDEIEFLDKAATITEDDLSGPKNPWRLCTVTQVEEAKCVLKMLPIWLCTIIYSVVFTQMASLFVEQGDVMKSNFGDFHLPAASMSAFDICSVLICTGIYRQLLVPLAGKISGNPKGLSELKRMGIGLIIGMLSMIAAGVTEIARLKHVQPHEKISTLSIFWQIPQYVLVGASEVFMYVGQLEFFNGQAPDGIKSFGSSLCMASISLGNYVSSMLVYMVMGITAKGKSPGWIPDDLNTGRMDMFYFLIAALTAFDFVIYVFCAKWYKGIEVTKKEIQIMENQEDVGIGRV, encoded by the exons ATGGCCACTGTGGATTCAATCAACTTCACTAATAATGAGGCTGCGCTAAAG CAGGTGAGAGAAAACAATAGAGGGACTGGAGTACCAGAAGCTGTGAAAATAAACTTCAATGAAATTGAACATGTGGCAACTTCCAAAAGTAAGGCATCCCTTATAAGAAAGAGCACAGGAGGGTGGAAATTTGCAAGCCTCTTACTAG CGAATCAAGCCCTAGCAACACTAGCTTTTTTTGGTGTTGGAGTGaacttggttttgtttttaacCAGAGTTCTTGATCAGGAGAATGCCGATGCAGCCAACAGTGTTAGCAAGTGGACTGGAACTGTTTATTTGTGCTCCCTAGTAGGTGCCTTTCTCAGTGACTCCTATTGGGGTCGTTACTTAACATGCACCATCTTCCAGCTCATCTTTGTACTG GGCTTGGCCTTATTATCTTTGTCATCTTGGCTCTTCTTGTTCCATCCTTCTGGTTGCGGCAATGGAGAAACCATGTGCATGCCAGAATCCTCAGTCGGCGTCGCGATATTTTACTTGTCCATATACTTGGTTGCATTTGGATATGGTGGGTACCAACCTACTATAGCAACCTTTGGATCAGACCAGTTTGATGAGGCAAATCCTAAAGAGAGAGCTTCAAAAGCAGTTTTCTTTTGCTATTTTTACTTTGCACTCAATGTTGGGTCTCTTTTCTCAAACACCATATTGGTCTATTATGAGGATACTGGCAAATGGACTCTAGGGTTTGTGGTGTCACTGGGATCTGCTGTCATAGCCCTACTGTCCTTTTTGTTAGGTACACCAAGGTATAGGTACATAATACCATGTGGCAACCCTTTGCCGCGTATCGCTCAGGTATTCGTTGCTGCAGCTCGAAAATGGAATATTGTTCCAGCTAACTCAGGTGACCTGTATGAGGTGGAAGGACCAGAATCTGCAATCAAAGGGAGTCGAAAGATTTATCACAGTGATGAAATTGA GTTTTTGGACAAGGCAGCAACAATAACAGAAGATGATCTTTCTGGCCCCAAGAATCCATGGAGGCTTTGTACTGTGACTCAAGTTGAAGAAGCCAAATGCGTACTTAAAATGTTACCCATTTGGCTTTGCACTATAATCTACTCGGTGGTCTTCACACAAATGGCCTCCCTCTTTGTAGAGCAAGGGGACGTGATGAAATCCAACTTTGGAGATTTTCACCTCCCCGCCGCTAGCATGTCTGCTTTTGACATATGTAGTGTTCTCATTTGCACCGGAATTTATCGCCAACTTCTAGTGCCGCTTGCTGGAAAAATAAGTGGAAACCCAAAAGGTTTATCTGAGCTAAAAAGAATGGGGATAGGTCTAATTATTGGAATGTTATCGATGATTGCAGCCGGTGTCACAGAGATTGCAAGGCTCAAACATGTGCAGCCTCATGAGAAGATAAGCACTCTGAGCAtattttggcaaattccacagtACGTTCTTGTTGGTGCTTCAGAAGTTTTTATGTATGTTGGTCAACTGGAGTTCTTCAATGGTCAAGCCCCAGATGGGATAAAAAGCTTTGGAAGTTCACTGTGCATGGCTTCAATATCTCTTGGGAATTATGTGAGTAGCATGCTGGTTTACATGGTGATGGGGATCACAGCTAAAGGCAAAAGCCCTGGTTGGATCCCAGATGATCTGAATACAGGTCGCATGGACATGTTTTACTTCCTAATTGCTGCCCTAACGGCTtttgattttgtaatttatgtgtTTTGTGCTAAGTGGTACAAAGGCATTGAGGTCACTAAAAAGGAAATTCAGATCATGGAAAATCAAGAAGATGTGGGGATCGGAAGAGTTTAG
- the LOC114824084 gene encoding AP2/ERF and B3 domain-containing transcription factor At1g51120-like: protein MVRSTYRLHIHVNIVFIFSLESIHNGRRCSNHHDLKCPKKSGFGNFRFKRNGFSLLHPNKRARHDNGVSFAKFKGVVPQQNGHWGAQIYANHQRFWLGTFKSEKESAMAYDSVAVKLPNGKDLHINFPWNSFTVQELHFQNHYSTDAIMKMIRNGSYLSKFDAFVRSQIQSQIEEMGKGTNNPIRVHGDGQVLCRQLFQKELTPSDVSKLNRLVIPKKYAVEYFPCICENVEVNGTEDIELVFYDKLMRVWKFRYCYWRSSQIFAFTRGWNRFVKENNLKANDVITFYACESDDQVIREEDRESTTFWLIEVMDS from the exons ATGGTGAGGAGCACGTATCG TCTTCACATCCATGTCAATATTGTGTTTATCTTTTCCCTTGAGAGTATTCATAATGGGAGAAGATGCAGCAATCATCATGATCTCAAGTGCCCAAAGAAATCTGGCTTTGGAAACTTCAGATTCAAACGAAACGGCTTTTCCTTACTTCATCCAAATAAGCGTGCAAGACACGACAATGGTGTGTCATTTGCAAAATTCAAAGGGGTTGtgccacaacaaaatggtcACTGGGGTGCACAAATATATGCAAACCACCAAAGATTTTGGCTTGGCACCTTCAAATCTGAGAAGGAATCTGCCATGGCTTATGATAGCGTGGCAGTCAAGCTTCCAAATGGTAAAGATTTGCATATAAATTTTCCATGGAACAGCTTCACCGTTCAAGAGCTTCATTTCCAAAACCATTACTCAACAGATgcaataatgaaaatgattagGAATGGTTCCTATCTATCCAAATTTGATGCTTTTGTAAGGTCACAAATACAATCTCAAATTGAGGAAATGGGCAAGGGCACCAATAACCCAATAAGAGTGCACGGTGATGGACAAGTATTGTGTAGGCAACTCTTCCAAAAAGAACTGACTCCAAGTGATGTGAGTAAGCTCAACAGGCTTGTGATTCCGAAGAAATATGCCGTCGAGTATTTCCCATGTATTTGTGAGAATGTGGAAGTAAATGGGACTGAGGACATTGAGCTAGTTTTCTATGACAAGCTCATGAGGGTTTGGAAGTTTAGGTACTGCTATTGGAGGAGTAGCCAAATCTTTGCATTCACAAGGGGTTGGAATAGGTTTGTAAAGGAAAACAATTTGAAGGCAAATGATGTGATCACATTTTATGCATGTGAGAGTGATGATCAAGTAATAAGAGAGGAAGATAGAGAAAGTACTACATTTTGGTTAATTGAGGTAATGGATAGCTAG
- the LOC103416215 gene encoding protein NRT1/ PTR FAMILY 7.1-like, whose protein sequence is MISTATNRDIEVAEVVDTNIHEVTQESKPSVEKSRGGWKLALVLLANQGLATLAFFGVGVNLVLFLIRVLDQQSATAANNVSIWTGTVYLFSLLGAFLSDSYWGRYLTCAIFQVILVLGLGLLSLTSWLWLIHPHGCGGVGNYCQPTSKVGVVLFYLSIYLIALGYGGHQPTIATFGADQFDEKDPKQQSSKAAFFAYFYFALNVGCLFSNTILVYYEDKGLWTMGFLVSLGSAILGLVSYLAASPRYRYIKACGNPLPRVAQVFVAAFRKLRVAPASPDNLYELEGTKSAIKGSRKILHSNEIMFLDKAATITEKDQTAAEKNPWRLCTVTQVEEAKCVLKMLPVWLCTIIYSVVFTQMASLFVEQGDVMESHIGKFHLPAASMSAFDICSVLICTGLYRQCLVPLAGRLSGNPKGLSELQRMGVGLIIGLLAMVAAGATEIARLRGVIPGEKISSLSIFWQIPQYVLVGASEVFMYVGQLEFFNGQAPDGIKSFGSSLCMASISLGNYVSSLLVNMVTHFTAKGGDPGWIPNNLNEGHMDRFYFLIAILAALDFVVYLFCAKWYKGINLQGSEQEIEIMENQKGNGLQGYEQETQITETQHESSSIHGKPQDESVLNKV, encoded by the exons ATGATAAGCACGGCCACGAATCGAGACATAGAAGTAGCAGAAGTTGTGGATACAAACATCCATGAGGTAACTCAGGAATCCAAACCGAGTGTCGAAAAGAGTAGAGGAGGATGGAAGCTTGCACTTGTCTTGCTAG CGAATCAAGGCCTAGCAACACTAGCTTTCTTTGGTGTAGGAGtgaatttggttttgtttctgatcaGAGTTCTTGATCAACAAAGTGCCACTGCGGCAAACAACGTCAGCATATGGACTGGAACTGTTTATTTGTTCTCTCTTCTTGGAGCATTCCTCAGTGACTCCTATTGGGGTCGTTACTTAACATGCGCCATCTTTCAAGTCATCCTTGTGCTG GGCTTGGGGCTATTATCCTTGACGTCTTGGCTCTGGCTGATCCATCCGCATGGTTGTGGCGGTGTAGGCAATTACTGCCAACCAACATCCAAAGTTGGTGTTGTTCTCTTTTACCTATCAATATATCTAATAGCACTTGGATACGGTGGCCACCAACCAACTATTGCAACATTTGGAGCAGACCAATTCGACGAGAAAGATCCCAAACAACAATCTTCGAAAGCAGCTTTCTTTGCTTACTTCTACTTCGCACTCAACGTTGGATGTCTTTTCTCAAACACCATCTTGGTTTACTATGAGGATAAAGGTTTATGGACTATGGGGTTTCTGGTGTCATTAGGATCTGCTATTTTAGGCCTAGTGTCATATTTGGCAGCATCACCTAGGTATCGGTACATAAAAGCATGTGGCAACCCGTTGCCACGCGTGGCTCAGGTATTTGTGGCTGCTTTTAGAAAATTGAGAGTTGCTCCAGCCAGCCCGGATAATCTGTATGAGCTCGAAGGAACAAAATCTGCAATCAAAGGCAGTAGAAAAATTCTCCACAGTAATGAGATTAT GTTTTTGGACAAGGCAGCGACAATAACAGAGAAGGATCAAACTGCGGCCGAAAAGAATCCATGGAGGCTGTGCACTGTAACTCAAGTTGAGGAAGCAAAATGCGTACTAAAAATGCTACCCGTTTGGCTTTGCACCATAATTTACTCAGTGGTGTTCACACAAATGGCTTCACTTTTTGTGGAGCAAGGTGATGTGATGGAATCCCACATCGGAAAATTTCACCTTCCAGCCGCCAGCATGTCTGCATTTGACATATGCAGTGTTCTTATCTGCACTGGACTATATCGCCAGTGCCTTGTGCCTTTAGCCGGACGGTTAAGTGGGAACCCAAAAGGCTTATCCGAGCTTCAAAGAATGGGAGTAGGGCTCATTATTGGATTGTTGGCAATGGTTGCGGCCGGTGCCACAGAAATTGCTAGGCTCAGAGGTGTGATACCTGGTGAGAAGATAAGCTCACTAAGCATATTTTGGCAAATCCCACAATATGTTCTTGTTGGTGCTTCAGAAGTTTTTATGTATGTGGGACAACTTGAGTTCTTCAATGGACAAGCGCCGGATGGGATTAAAAGCTTTGGAAGTTCACTATGCATGGCGTCAATATCTCTCGGAAACTATGTGAGCAGCTTACTGGTTAACATGGTAACACATTTTACAGCTAAAGGTGGAGACCCTGGTTGGATCCCAAATAATCTGAATGAAGGTCACATGGACAGATTCTACTTCCTCATTGCAATTCTAGCAGCTTTGGATTTTGTGGTTTATTTGTTTTGTGCTAAGTGGTACAAGGGCATCAACCTCCAAGGCTCTGAGCAGGAAATTGAGATCATGGAAAATCAGAAGGGCAATGGTCTCCAAGGTTATGAGCAGGAAACTCAGATAACGGAAACTCAACATGAAAGTTCATCAATTCATGGAAAACCACAAGATGAGTCAGTGCTCAACAAAGTTTAG
- the LOC103415756 gene encoding enoyl-[acyl-carrier-protein] reductase [NADH], chloroplastic-like, with amino-acid sequence MATTAASSLQMATARPCISSSRRAFGSSSKMLNDNFKVASWSKLSSTCHTSSVQSFQRSFTSSSMKMDKFVTRAMAGASENKPVSGLPIDLKGKRAFIAGVADDNGYGWAIAKSLAAAGAEILVGTWVPALNIFESSLRRGKFDESRVLPDGSLMEITKVYPLDAVFDNPEDVPEEIKTNKRYAGSSNWTVQEAAECVKNDFGSIDILVHSLANGPEVVKPLLETSRKGYLAAISASSYSYVSLLKHFLPIINPGGSSISLTYIASERIIPGYGGGMSSAKAALESDTRVLAFEAGRRKGIRVNTISAGPLRSRAAKAIGFIDMMIDYSSANAPLEKELSADEVGNTAAFLASPLASAITGGVIYVDNGLNAMGVGVDSPIFENLNIPKAQH; translated from the exons ATGGCAACGACTGCTGCTTCCAGCCTGCAAATGGCAACTGCCAGACCCTGCATTTCTTCTTCTCGGAGAGCTTTCGGGTCAAGTTCTAAAATGCTTAATGACAATTTTAAGGTGGCTTCATGGTCTAAGCTTTCGAGTACATGTCATACATCATCTGTACAATCTTTCCAACGGAGCTTCACATCATCATCTATGAAAATGGATAAGTTTGTTACAAGGGCAATGGCTGGAGCTAGTGAAAACAAGCCTGTCTCGGGGTTGCCAATTGATTTGAAAG GAAAGAGAGCATTTATTGCTGGTGTAGCAGATGATAATGGATATGGTTGGGCAATCGCAAAATCTCTAGCTGCTGCAGGTGCTGAAATCCTTGTGGGAACGTGGGTGCCT GCTTTGAACATTTTTGAGTCCAGCCTGCGACGTGGAAAGTTTGATGAATCACGCGT GTTACCAGATGGTTCTTTAATGGAGATTACCAAAGTATATCCCCTAGATGCTGTGTTTGACAACCCTGAGGATGTTCCTGAGGAG ATCAAAACAAATAAGCGCTATGCAGGTTCCAGTAATTGGACCGTCCAG GAAGCTGCTGAATGTGTGAAAAATGATTTTGGCAGCATTGACATTCTTGTGCACTCGCTTGCAAATGGACCGGAG GTTGTTAAACCTCTGTTGGAGACGTCCAGAAAAGGATATCTCGCCGCTATTTCTGCATCGAGTTATTCCTATGTTTCTTTACTCAAGCATTTCCTCCCAATAATTAATCCAG GCGGTTCTTCAATTTCTCTTACATATATTGCTTCCGAGCGGATCATTCCAGG ATATGGTGGAGGTATGAGCTCTGCAAAAGCTGCTCTTGAGAGTGATACTCGA GTGCTTGCTTTCGAAGCAGGAAGAAGAAAGGGAATTAGAGTCAACACAATATCTGCTG GTCCGCTAAGAAGCCGTGCTGCAAAAGCAATTGGATTCATTGATATGATGATTGACTACTCATCAGCCAATGCACCTCTAGAAAAAGAACTATCCGCAG ATGAAGTAGGAAACACAGCTGCTTTCTTGGCATCACCTTTGGCCTCTGCCATTACCGGCGGTGTTATATACGTAGACAATGGTTTGAACGCAATGGGTGTCGGAGTTGACAGCCCAATTTTTGAGAACCTCAACATTCCGAAGGCTCAGCACTGA